A genomic stretch from Caminicella sporogenes DSM 14501 includes:
- a CDS encoding MotA/TolQ/ExbB proton channel family protein produces MVSYFGNLFVKLNPFAILIIAAILGILGASLVINAILHKRYKVLQWDLEDDNNRKQAIFESKVLNSIVDDYKMAASLNKEINTQAIIEKHFNNQLSFLYLCERFVKWSVSLMIVLGLLGTFFGLTLSVGRLVELLSSSGNTDVLESMDSVVGGLINSVKGMSVAFITSLFGIASSIILTVVNIIFNVEQKREAVMIEIEEYLDNVLSNSIDKGEIKSDSLQGVQMAFSVEEFTTKLENAIKEITDVLSYRFASATGNIEEFSSSLLKSVEKFDDSLKTFAENTRDFSEFNYHLKNNIQRMSICFDDFTEDLKKNINNMSNISSQVERLSKSIDNLTEKIDRL; encoded by the coding sequence TTGGTTAGTTATTTTGGTAATTTATTTGTAAAATTAAATCCTTTTGCTATATTGATTATAGCTGCAATTCTTGGAATTTTAGGAGCTTCATTAGTTATAAATGCCATTTTACATAAGAGGTATAAAGTTTTACAGTGGGATTTGGAAGATGATAACAATAGAAAGCAAGCTATATTTGAAAGTAAGGTTTTAAATTCAATTGTTGATGATTATAAGATGGCAGCTAGTTTGAATAAAGAAATCAATACTCAAGCAATAATTGAAAAACATTTTAACAATCAACTCAGCTTTCTTTATTTATGTGAAAGATTTGTTAAATGGTCTGTATCTCTTATGATAGTATTAGGACTGTTAGGTACTTTTTTTGGATTAACTCTTTCAGTTGGAAGACTTGTTGAATTGTTATCTTCAAGTGGAAATACTGATGTTTTAGAAAGCATGGATTCAGTAGTGGGAGGACTTATTAATTCTGTTAAAGGAATGTCAGTTGCGTTTATTACGTCATTATTTGGTATTGCATCATCAATAATATTAACAGTGGTGAATATAATTTTTAATGTAGAACAAAAAAGAGAAGCTGTAATGATTGAGATAGAAGAATACTTAGATAATGTTTTATCTAATAGTATAGATAAAGGTGAAATAAAGTCTGATAGTTTACAAGGAGTTCAAATGGCTTTTTCAGTTGAAGAATTTACAACTAAACTTGAAAATGCCATTAAGGAGATAACTGATGTATTGAGTTATAGATTTGCATCAGCAACAGGCAATATAGAAGAATTTTCATCATCACTGCTTAAAAGTGTTGAAAAATTTGATGATTCATTAAAGACTTTTGCTGAAAATACAAGAGATTTTTCGGAGTTTAACTATCATTTAAAAAATAATATACAGAGAATGAGTATATGCTTTGATGACTTTACAGAGGATTTGAAGAAAAATATTAATAATATGTCCAATATAAGTAGTCAAGTTGAAAGATTGTCAAAGTCAATTGATAATCTTACAGAAAAAATAGACAGGCTTTAA
- a CDS encoding GGDEF domain-containing response regulator produces the protein MEIGTIKILLIEDSNFDARIISDMLTNIESKDFIKTQFKISWVKNLSQALDILEKNYFDIILLDLTLPDSMGIDTLKKVNTEFPEVPIIVMTSLNDHIIAINAVKSGAQDYLIKGQFNTNLLLRAIYYSIERHKMLVALRSMALIDQLTGLYNRHGFMNLAQHHIKLAKRKNKDLLIMYCDLDNLKYINDNYGHVEGDNIIKDTANILKSTFRESDVISRFGGDEFVVLAIDVSREVICKLIDRLEKNIREHNKNMKKPYKISMSIGVKVFNPNCSDEIEEILNEADRLMYKNKRLKKKGKRLFPC, from the coding sequence ATGGAAATCGGAACCATAAAAATACTGTTAATAGAAGATAGCAACTTTGATGCACGTATAATTAGCGATATGCTTACAAATATTGAAAGTAAAGATTTTATAAAAACACAATTTAAAATATCTTGGGTCAAAAATTTATCACAAGCTCTTGATATTCTTGAAAAAAACTACTTTGATATAATTTTATTGGATTTGACTTTGCCTGACAGTATGGGCATTGATACATTAAAAAAAGTAAATACAGAGTTTCCAGAGGTTCCGATTATAGTTATGACAAGCCTTAATGATCATATTATTGCAATTAATGCAGTAAAAAGTGGAGCACAAGATTATTTAATAAAAGGGCAGTTTAATACTAATTTGTTATTAAGAGCTATATATTATTCTATTGAACGACATAAAATGCTTGTAGCTCTTAGGAGTATGGCACTTATAGACCAATTGACAGGTCTTTATAATAGACATGGTTTTATGAATCTTGCTCAGCATCATATTAAACTGGCAAAGAGAAAAAACAAAGATTTATTGATAATGTATTGTGATTTAGATAATTTAAAGTATATAAATGATAATTATGGGCATGTTGAAGGCGATAATATAATTAAAGATACAGCTAATATATTAAAGAGTACTTTTAGAGAATCTGATGTTATTTCTCGCTTTGGCGGAGATGAGTTTGTAGTTTTAGCTATTGATGTAAGTAGAGAAGTGATATGCAAATTAATTGACAGACTTGAAAAAAATATTAGGGAACATAATAAAAATATGAAAAAACCTTATAAGATTTCGATGAGTATAGGTGTAAAAGTTTTTAATCCCAATTGTTCAGATGAAATAGAAGAGATTTTAAATGAAGCTGATAGACTTATGTATAAAAACAAGAGATTGAAAAAGAAAGGAAAAAGGCTATTTCCATGTTGA
- a CDS encoding DUF1858 domain-containing protein, with translation MKITKDTYVFEALRMNPNSKEILEKNKMGSILCFVSQLDTLEEAADRHGIDLSKLLKLLNEGI, from the coding sequence ATGAAAATAACAAAAGATACATATGTATTTGAAGCTTTAAGGATGAATCCAAATTCTAAAGAGATATTAGAAAAAAATAAAATGGGAAGTATTTTATGTTTTGTATCTCAGTTAGATACATTAGAAGAAGCAGCTGATAGACATGGGATAGATTTAAGTAAATTATTAAAACTTCTCAATGAAGGAATATAG
- the aroE gene encoding shikimate dehydrogenase, translating to MSQLYGLIGEKLSHSLSPAIHFQVFNELKLDGHYHLFEVKRKDLKDAVLGLKALGVKGVNVTIPYKIEIMKYLDEISYEAEKIGAVNTIYFKDNMIIGYNTDYYGFGMMLDINAIDVKNKKAVILGSGGAAKAVVQYLVDKGIGDIIIVSRHINRAKEKFKNYEVISYDKIKFLKFRDLIINCTPCGMYPDIHNLPIDKECISKFDIAIDLIYNPRETLFLKYSKERGLKSINGLYMLVGQAVRAEEIWNEMKIDRAVTDKIYQIIDSKI from the coding sequence TTGAGTCAATTGTATGGTCTTATAGGTGAAAAGTTAAGTCACAGTTTGTCTCCTGCAATACATTTTCAGGTATTTAATGAATTAAAGTTAGATGGACATTATCATCTGTTTGAAGTAAAAAGGAAAGATTTAAAGGATGCAGTTTTGGGATTAAAGGCGTTGGGAGTAAAGGGGGTTAATGTAACTATTCCATATAAGATTGAAATTATGAAGTATTTAGATGAGATTTCGTATGAAGCAGAAAAGATAGGAGCAGTAAATACTATATATTTTAAAGATAATATGATTATTGGGTATAATACTGATTATTATGGTTTTGGAATGATGCTAGATATAAATGCTATAGATGTAAAAAATAAAAAGGCAGTAATATTAGGTAGCGGAGGAGCAGCAAAAGCAGTTGTGCAGTATTTGGTAGACAAAGGTATAGGAGATATTATCATTGTAAGCAGGCATATTAACAGAGCAAAAGAAAAGTTTAAAAATTATGAAGTTATATCCTATGATAAAATAAAATTTTTAAAGTTTCGAGATTTGATTATCAACTGTACCCCTTGTGGAATGTATCCAGATATTCATAATTTACCAATAGATAAGGAATGTATATCTAAATTTGATATAGCCATAGATTTGATTTATAATCCCAGAGAAACGTTGTTTTTAAAGTATTCAAAAGAAAGAGGATTAAAAAGCATAAATGGATTATATATGTTAGTAGGTCAAGCAGTAAGAGCTGAAGAAATATGGAATGAAATGAAAATTGATAGGGCTGTTACTGATAAAATATACCAGATTATTGATTCAAAGATTTAA
- a CDS encoding OmpA family protein: MKIRRRYFRKNDTENFWPAFTDLISTIALILFFLMLLAYIQNIISGRNLEFAKKQLIDTQKRLEESNLEISRAEKKLRLLRDKLDEVKAEVEEGEIALKLSQEQIEEQKKIIAESNRELGQLRAKLQGIAVLRLDVLKKVKSSVEKQLGKTNDRGEELVSIGDNGNIIINEGLVFDYNSYKIKPEGKKILDQLARAFEKVLEDSSIRSNIDAINIQGHTDDTGSSEYNRELSAKRATAVVNYLMKSNKKLESKYGRYFVASGYSEFRPIALGNTDRDRAKNRRIEISIILKDSHIQNVIDDYLKESQDFINNQFNNN, translated from the coding sequence ATGAAAATTCGGAGAAGGTATTTTAGAAAAAATGATACGGAAAACTTCTGGCCTGCTTTTACCGATTTGATTTCTACTATAGCTTTAATTTTATTTTTTCTCATGCTTTTAGCATATATACAAAATATTATTTCTGGCAGAAATCTTGAATTTGCAAAGAAACAGTTAATAGATACTCAAAAAAGACTTGAAGAGTCAAATTTGGAAATAAGCAGAGCAGAGAAGAAATTGAGGCTTTTAAGGGATAAACTTGATGAGGTAAAAGCAGAAGTTGAAGAAGGAGAAATAGCTTTAAAATTATCTCAGGAGCAAATAGAAGAACAAAAGAAAATAATAGCAGAAAGTAATAGAGAACTTGGACAGCTCAGAGCAAAGCTTCAAGGTATAGCAGTTTTAAGACTTGATGTTTTAAAAAAAGTGAAAAGTTCAGTAGAAAAGCAGTTGGGTAAAACTAATGATAGAGGAGAAGAACTTGTTTCAATAGGAGATAATGGTAATATTATTATTAATGAAGGTCTTGTATTTGACTATAACTCATACAAGATAAAACCTGAGGGTAAAAAAATTCTCGATCAATTAGCAAGAGCATTTGAAAAAGTATTAGAAGACAGCAGTATAAGAAGCAATATAGATGCTATAAATATACAAGGACATACAGATGATACAGGAAGTTCAGAATATAACAGAGAGCTTTCAGCAAAAAGAGCTACAGCTGTAGTTAATTATCTTATGAAAAGTAATAAAAAATTGGAAAGCAAGTATGGAAGGTATTTTGTGGCAAGTGGTTATTCTGAATTTAGACCAATAGCTTTAGGTAATACTGACAGGGATAGGGCAAAAAATAGAAGAATAGAAATATCTATAATACTTAAAGATTCTCATATACAAAATGTAATTGATGATTATTTAAAAGAATCACAGGATTTTATTAATAATCAATTTAATAATAATTAA
- the trpB gene encoding tryptophan synthase subunit beta produces the protein MSEMKKEFGKFGGQFVPETLKKALVELERHYVEAMEDKVFQDEYKYYVKEYSGRPTPLYFAENITKDLDGGKVYLKREDLNHTGSHKINNVIGQVLLAKRMGKKRIIAETGAGQHGVATATVCAMFGLDCEIFMGEKDIRRQSLNVFKMKLLGAKINSVSSGTGTLNDAVNEAMKDWILNADNTFYVIGSVVGPHPYPTMVRNFQKIIGEEVKEQIFHIEGRYPDYLIACVGGGSNSMGLFYPFCKYKDIKMYGVEAGGLGIDTNKHAATITKGSIGIIHGMMTYLIQDNNGKVMPVHSISAGLDYPGVGPEHAYLHSIGRVNYVSVTDWEAVDAFQYLTKFEGIIPALESSHAIAYLKKLAPNTNKDDIIIVNLSGRGDKDIYTVSKFMKSYSKI, from the coding sequence ATGAGTGAAATGAAAAAGGAATTTGGAAAATTTGGAGGTCAATTTGTACCAGAAACTTTAAAAAAGGCTTTGGTAGAGTTAGAAAGGCATTATGTAGAGGCGATGGAGGATAAAGTCTTTCAAGACGAATATAAATATTATGTAAAAGAATATTCAGGAAGACCTACACCTTTATACTTTGCAGAAAATATAACTAAAGATTTAGATGGAGGAAAGGTTTATTTAAAAAGGGAAGATTTAAATCATACAGGTTCTCATAAAATCAATAATGTAATAGGTCAAGTTTTATTAGCAAAGAGAATGGGGAAAAAGAGGATTATTGCAGAAACGGGAGCAGGTCAACATGGAGTTGCAACTGCTACAGTTTGTGCTATGTTTGGTTTAGATTGTGAAATATTTATGGGTGAAAAAGATATAAGGCGACAGTCACTAAATGTATTTAAGATGAAGTTGTTAGGAGCTAAAATAAATTCAGTGTCTTCAGGAACAGGTACTTTAAATGATGCTGTAAATGAGGCTATGAAAGATTGGATTTTAAATGCAGATAATACTTTTTATGTAATAGGTTCAGTTGTTGGACCGCATCCTTATCCAACGATGGTAAGAAATTTCCAAAAAATTATTGGTGAGGAAGTAAAAGAACAAATTTTTCATATAGAAGGAAGGTATCCAGATTATTTAATAGCTTGTGTAGGTGGTGGAAGTAATTCAATGGGATTATTTTATCCTTTTTGCAAATATAAAGATATAAAAATGTATGGAGTTGAAGCAGGTGGGCTTGGAATAGATACAAATAAACATGCAGCAACAATTACAAAAGGTTCTATTGGAATAATTCATGGCATGATGACATATTTGATTCAAGACAATAACGGGAAGGTTATGCCAGTTCATTCTATATCTGCTGGATTAGATTATCCGGGAGTAGGACCAGAACATGCTTATTTACATTCAATTGGAAGAGTAAATTATGTATCAGTTACAGATTGGGAAGCAGTAGATGCTTTTCAATATTTAACTAAATTTGAAGGGATAATTCCTGCTTTAGAAAGTTCTCATGCTATTGCATATCTGAAAAAATTAGCTCCTAATACGAATAAGGATGATATTATCATAGTTAATTTATCTGGTAGGGGAGATAAGGATATTTATACTGTATCAAAATTTATGAAAAGTTATAGCAAAATTTGA
- the hcp gene encoding hydroxylamine reductase — translation MDNQMFCFQCEQALGGKGCVKFGVCGKSPEVAGLQDLLVHLLKGIGFYGQKVLQQGKTIDENTHKFVMDAIFATLTNVNFDPERFVEYIKKAYEIKEQLKKLAGDIESEIPEAAKYIPPDTKEEMLKDAKKVGVMADKNLDEDIRSLRELLIYALKGMGAYAHHAYILGKTDDTVNNFFYKALASVLDDNLTVDDLVKLNLELGQVNFKCMELLDSANTGAYGHPVPTEVLITKKKGPFIIVSGHDLKDLKELLEQTEGKGINIYTHCEMLPAHAYPELKKYPHLIGNYGGAWQDQQKEFDGIPGAILMTTNCIQKPRDSYKDRIFTTSIVGWPDIAHIEEVNGKKDFTPIIEKALELGGWQEDEEEKKILIGFGHNTVLGVADKIIEAVKSGKIRHFFLIGGCDGAKPGRNYYTEFAEKAPKDTVILTLACGKYRFNKKEFGTIGELPRLLDIGQCNDAYSAIKIAIALAEAFECDINELPLSLILSWYEQKAVCILLTLLSLGLKNIRLGPSLPAFISPNVLQVLVDNFNLKPISNAEADLAEILG, via the coding sequence ATGGATAATCAAATGTTTTGTTTTCAATGTGAACAAGCACTCGGTGGAAAAGGTTGTGTAAAATTCGGTGTCTGTGGTAAAAGTCCAGAAGTTGCAGGACTTCAAGACCTATTAGTTCATCTCTTAAAAGGTATCGGTTTCTATGGTCAAAAAGTTTTACAGCAAGGTAAAACTATTGATGAAAATACTCATAAATTTGTAATGGACGCTATATTCGCTACACTTACAAATGTTAATTTTGACCCAGAAAGATTTGTTGAATATATTAAAAAAGCATATGAAATAAAAGAACAGCTTAAAAAACTTGCTGGTGATATTGAAAGTGAAATTCCGGAGGCAGCAAAATACATACCTCCAGATACAAAAGAAGAAATGCTTAAAGATGCTAAAAAAGTAGGAGTAATGGCAGATAAAAACTTAGATGAAGATATAAGGTCTCTTAGAGAATTACTAATCTATGCTCTAAAAGGAATGGGTGCATATGCTCATCATGCTTATATTTTAGGTAAAACTGATGATACTGTAAATAATTTCTTTTATAAAGCACTAGCTAGTGTTTTAGATGACAATTTAACTGTAGACGATTTAGTAAAATTAAACTTAGAACTCGGTCAAGTAAACTTCAAATGTATGGAACTTCTTGACAGTGCAAATACAGGTGCATATGGACATCCTGTTCCAACAGAAGTACTTATCACTAAGAAAAAAGGGCCTTTTATAATAGTTTCAGGTCATGACTTAAAAGATTTAAAAGAACTTCTAGAACAGACAGAAGGTAAAGGTATCAATATATATACTCACTGTGAAATGCTTCCAGCTCATGCTTATCCAGAATTAAAAAAATATCCTCATTTAATAGGAAACTACGGCGGAGCATGGCAAGATCAGCAAAAAGAATTTGATGGAATCCCCGGAGCTATCTTAATGACTACAAATTGTATTCAAAAACCTAGAGATAGCTACAAAGATAGAATATTTACTACAAGTATAGTTGGCTGGCCAGATATTGCACATATTGAAGAAGTTAATGGTAAAAAAGATTTTACTCCTATTATTGAAAAAGCTCTTGAACTAGGCGGTTGGCAAGAAGATGAAGAAGAAAAGAAAATTCTTATAGGTTTTGGACATAATACTGTACTTGGTGTAGCAGATAAAATAATTGAAGCTGTTAAAAGTGGTAAAATAAGACATTTCTTCTTAATAGGTGGTTGTGATGGAGCAAAACCCGGCAGAAATTACTATACTGAATTTGCTGAAAAAGCTCCTAAAGATACAGTTATTTTAACTCTTGCATGTGGTAAATATAGATTTAATAAAAAAGAATTTGGTACTATAGGTGAGCTTCCAAGATTACTCGATATAGGTCAATGTAATGACGCTTACTCTGCTATCAAAATAGCTATTGCTCTAGCTGAAGCTTTTGAATGTGATATAAATGAACTTCCATTGTCATTAATTCTATCATGGTATGAACAAAAAGCTGTATGTATATTATTAACACTACTTTCTCTTGGATTAAAAAATATTCGTTTAGGTCCTTCACTACCAGCTTTTATTTCTCCAAATGTACTACAAGTATTAGTAGATAATTTCAATCTTAAACCTATTTCAAATGCTGAAGCTGATTTAGCTGAAATATTAGGTTAA
- a CDS encoding NAD(P)/FAD-dependent oxidoreductase, with protein MQSPKYAVLQKIRNGKKTYGITPRIPGGFIKPDDLIKIAKVAQKYGGTLKITSGQRIAILGLESDDVAKVWKELGMEPAVLSPYSIKNVEICPASFCKRAKQNSLKLGMKLEKRFYGAPAPNRTKISVAGCRNACTSAYSKDIAVIADQDGYIVTVGGSAGFNPRLPNKIAEKLTEDEAFYMVEAIYDYYNEQAEMGEKLGHFIDKITIDKFRSDVIKKFKEKIKNKSIKT; from the coding sequence GTGCAAAGTCCAAAATACGCAGTTCTTCAAAAAATACGAAACGGTAAAAAAACATATGGAATTACTCCGAGAATACCAGGTGGTTTTATAAAACCTGATGACTTAATAAAAATTGCAAAAGTTGCTCAAAAATATGGCGGTACATTAAAAATAACTTCAGGACAAAGAATTGCTATACTGGGACTTGAGTCCGATGATGTAGCAAAAGTTTGGAAAGAGCTAGGAATGGAGCCAGCTGTTTTATCACCATACTCAATTAAAAATGTAGAAATATGTCCTGCCTCTTTTTGTAAAAGAGCTAAACAAAATTCATTAAAACTTGGTATGAAACTTGAAAAAAGATTTTATGGTGCTCCAGCTCCTAACAGAACTAAAATTAGTGTTGCAGGATGCAGAAATGCTTGTACAAGTGCTTACTCAAAAGATATTGCAGTAATAGCTGACCAAGATGGTTACATTGTTACAGTTGGAGGTAGTGCAGGTTTTAATCCCAGATTGCCTAATAAAATTGCTGAAAAATTAACTGAAGATGAAGCTTTTTACATGGTTGAAGCTATATACGATTACTACAATGAACAAGCTGAAATGGGTGAAAAATTAGGCCATTTTATAGACAAAATTACTATTGACAAATTTAGAAGTGATGTTATAAAAAAATTCAAAGAAAAAATAAAAAATAAATCTATAAAAACATAA
- a CDS encoding cupin domain-containing protein, with amino-acid sequence MEIIKMDQVEGVVNKRGVLVKQLIKHKDTTVMNLVLNPGDVVPEHSVPVNVFFYIVEGKGTLQIGDEAKVVEAKDIITCPPNTKMSLKADQGEKFVVLNVKTPSL; translated from the coding sequence ATGGAAATTATTAAGATGGATCAAGTAGAAGGAGTTGTAAACAAAAGAGGTGTATTGGTAAAGCAGTTAATTAAGCATAAGGATACTACAGTTATGAATTTAGTATTAAATCCCGGTGATGTAGTTCCTGAACATTCTGTACCAGTTAATGTTTTTTTCTATATTGTAGAAGGTAAGGGTACTTTACAAATTGGTGATGAAGCAAAGGTTGTAGAGGCTAAGGATATTATTACTTGTCCACCAAACACTAAGATGTCACTTAAGGCTGACCAAGGTGAAAAGTTTGTTGTTCTCAATGTAAAAACTCCAAGTTTATAG
- a CDS encoding DUF1858 domain-containing protein has product MKITKDTLISEALKLNPKAAEILIKHGMGCLGCPSAQMESLEQAAQIHGIDLDSLLEELNK; this is encoded by the coding sequence ATGAAAATTACCAAAGATACTTTAATAAGTGAAGCATTAAAACTTAATCCTAAAGCTGCAGAAATATTGATAAAGCATGGTATGGGCTGCTTAGGTTGTCCTTCAGCTCAAATGGAATCTTTAGAACAAGCTGCTCAAATACATGGAATTGATTTAGATTCCTTATTAGAAGAATTAAATAAGTAA
- a CDS encoding carboxymuconolactone decarboxylase family protein, whose amino-acid sequence MDKRKLHEEFKKEIGFVPPGVMVSQSFGDDFQKIISEYHHEVWRKGVIPFKYKYLIALATAVFDENERRAKLEINKAIKYGATKEEILEVLKQQVWMKGAPTLVQIASLIKYMESKFKNE is encoded by the coding sequence ATGGATAAGAGAAAGTTACATGAAGAATTTAAAAAAGAAATAGGTTTTGTCCCACCGGGTGTTATGGTCTCACAATCTTTTGGAGATGATTTTCAAAAAATAATATCAGAATATCATCATGAAGTTTGGAGAAAAGGAGTTATTCCGTTTAAGTATAAATACCTAATAGCTTTAGCTACTGCTGTATTTGATGAAAATGAAAGAAGAGCAAAATTAGAAATAAATAAAGCTATAAAATATGGGGCAACAAAGGAAGAAATATTAGAAGTTTTGAAGCAGCAAGTATGGATGAAGGGAGCACCTACATTAGTTCAAATAGCTTCATTAATTAAATATATGGAAAGTAAATTTAAAAATGAATAG
- a CDS encoding Crp/Fnr family transcriptional regulator, with the protein MNSIDTLRKVPFFSKLDTKDLQKILSITIEKKFKKGSIIFMEGDKGNAFYFIKSGKVKIYKTSKEGKDLILGIFGNGNVFAEVTIFNDINYPATAEVIEDAIIGIIRNEDLEKLIKNNSDMSLNLIKVLSKRLYKAQSKLKQIALDNAFHRAVEVLINLYETSGNQNSENFEIKLEISREELGNMIGTSRETVSRILSNLKKDDIIDVSGRKIIIKNIEKLMNFK; encoded by the coding sequence ATGAACAGCATTGATACATTACGTAAAGTACCATTTTTCTCTAAATTAGATACAAAAGATTTACAAAAAATATTATCTATAACTATAGAAAAAAAATTTAAAAAAGGCAGTATAATTTTTATGGAAGGCGATAAGGGAAATGCTTTTTATTTTATAAAATCTGGAAAAGTTAAAATTTATAAAACCTCTAAAGAAGGAAAAGACTTAATACTTGGCATTTTTGGTAATGGTAATGTCTTTGCAGAAGTAACTATTTTTAACGATATAAATTATCCTGCTACTGCCGAAGTAATCGAAGACGCTATAATAGGAATAATAAGAAATGAAGATTTAGAAAAGCTTATTAAAAATAATTCAGATATGAGCTTAAATCTAATTAAAGTATTAAGTAAAAGATTATATAAAGCTCAAAGCAAATTAAAACAAATAGCATTAGACAATGCATTTCATAGAGCTGTTGAAGTATTAATAAACTTATATGAAACAAGTGGAAATCAAAATAGTGAAAATTTTGAAATAAAACTTGAAATTTCACGAGAAGAATTGGGTAATATGATTGGAACTTCTAGAGAAACTGTTAGCAGAATACTGAGCAACTTAAAAAAAGACGACATCATAGATGTATCTGGCAGAAAGATAATAATAAAAAACATTGAAAAACTGATGAACTTCAAATAA
- a CDS encoding methyl-accepting chemotaxis protein, translated as MFGKIKYLKDLRRIIDIFDKGSTEDVRKIKMNKNHIVDTIIKLVKTIKLYSPNVKELIKGIYSVATKISTFNVQLLTFSKDLEKSSSTLKEASECTLAAIQQTNTSMNSVSAALSVNLKVIDDISQKSEKMYDATEKNLEMLSKIKKKSSEVSDSAKSMENDMRSLFQVINEIKEIVGVINNIAAQTNMLALNASIEAARSGEHGRGFAVVAEEIKKLSENTKSQLNDIEKLMNEIESASNKSIESVQSTISSISDMNEFTHEMEKAFKVNMKSAEDVKENIKKIFSVIEEISASSKEVSTSMNMVSKQSEDLSFLANDLLKKANTAKNLGSLVSEIEDKISNLAKVSGIINENEYFKMENEDFINFIDVVIKSHKKWVNNLSEMAKTMTIKPIQTNGRKCTFGHFYYTTFPINSDIKKIWDEIDEIHLNLHNIAHEVIEYIESGNREKALLKANEALDVSNKIINMFNEIKLIAEKLNEDGKSVF; from the coding sequence ATGTTTGGGAAAATAAAGTATTTAAAAGATTTAAGGAGAATAATTGATATTTTTGATAAGGGAAGTACAGAAGATGTAAGAAAAATTAAAATGAATAAAAATCATATAGTGGATACAATAATAAAACTTGTAAAAACTATTAAATTATATTCACCAAATGTAAAAGAATTGATAAAAGGGATTTATAGTGTTGCTACTAAGATAAGTACTTTTAATGTTCAATTGTTAACTTTTTCAAAAGATTTAGAAAAATCATCAAGTACATTAAAGGAAGCATCTGAATGTACACTTGCAGCTATTCAGCAAACTAATACGAGTATGAATTCAGTATCTGCAGCTTTATCTGTAAACCTTAAAGTTATAGATGATATTTCTCAAAAATCTGAAAAGATGTATGATGCAACTGAAAAAAATTTAGAGATGTTAAGTAAGATAAAGAAAAAGAGCAGTGAAGTATCAGATAGTGCAAAATCAATGGAAAATGATATGAGGAGTTTATTTCAAGTTATAAATGAAATAAAGGAAATAGTTGGAGTAATAAATAATATTGCAGCTCAGACTAACATGTTAGCTTTGAATGCAAGTATTGAAGCTGCAAGGTCAGGCGAACATGGAAGGGGGTTTGCTGTAGTAGCTGAAGAAATTAAAAAGCTATCTGAGAATACAAAAAGTCAGCTAAATGACATAGAAAAGTTGATGAATGAAATAGAAAGTGCATCTAATAAGAGCATTGAAAGCGTACAGTCTACTATCAGTTCTATTTCAGATATGAATGAATTTACACATGAAATGGAAAAGGCTTTTAAAGTAAATATGAAATCAGCAGAAGATGTAAAGGAAAATATAAAGAAAATATTTTCAGTGATTGAAGAAATAAGTGCTTCAAGTAAAGAAGTGAGTACTTCGATGAATATGGTAAGCAAACAGTCAGAAGATTTAAGTTTTTTAGCAAATGATTTGTTGAAAAAAGCAAATACAGCTAAGAATTTAGGTAGTTTAGTGAGTGAAATAGAAGATAAAATATCAAATCTAGCTAAAGTTAGTGGTATTATAAATGAAAATGAGTATTTTAAAATGGAAAATGAAGATTTTATAAATTTTATAGATGTAGTTATAAAATCTCATAAAAAATGGGTTAATAATTTAAGTGAAATGGCAAAAACTATGACAATAAAACCTATTCAGACAAATGGAAGAAAATGTACATTTGGACATTTTTATTATACTACATTTCCTATTAATTCTGATATAAAGAAAATATGGGATGAAATAGATGAAATACATTTAAATCTTCATAATATTGCTCATGAAGTTATTGAATATATTGAAAGTGGAAATAGAGAGAAAGCACTTTTAAAAGCAAATGAAGCATTAGATGTTTCAAATAAAATTATAAATATGTTCAATGAAATTAAATTAATTGCCGAAAAATTAAATGAAGATGGAAAATCTGTATTTTAG